In Phycisphaerae bacterium, the DNA window GTCAGCATGCCCTATGCGACCTATGGCGGGATCGTCGCCGACGAGCCGAGCGTCGCAAAGGCGCTGTTTGATTCGGCCGTCGCATTCTGCAACGAACTCGGCGCGCGTTCTCTTGAACTGCGTTCGGTTCATTCGATGATTGCGGATCTGCCGTCTCGCGATTCGCACGCGACATTCATTCGTGAATTGCCGGCTGCACGCGATGACGTGGATCAGATGCTTCCGCGAAAGGCACGCGCCGCGGCGCGTCGCGCGGCCGAACAGCACGTGCTCAGTTGCACATTCGGCGAGGATGAACTTGAGACAATGTGGTCGCTTTACTCGCGATCCATGCGGCGACTGTCGTCTCCTAATTATCCTCTGCACTTTTTTGAGGAGATCGTGTCCGCTCACCGCGGTCGGATCGCGATCCAGATCGTTCGACTCGACACCCGGCCGATTGCCGGACTTCTCATCTTCCTTCATCGCGACACGGTGATGCCGTATTTCGTGGGTATTGATGAGCGCGCGGACGTCTATGGCCTGAGCCAATATCTGTACTCCGAATCGATGAAATGGGGCGTCGCGAACGGTTACCGGCGATACGATTTCGGTCGATCGCGAATCGACAACAAGGGACCGTTCGAGTTCAAGCGACTCTGCGGATTTGAGCCGAGCGTGTTGCAGTATCAGACGTACCTCGCGCCGGGACGGAGCGCGCCGGATCTGTCACCCACATCGAGTCGGTGGTCCGCCGCGAGACGCGTTTGGAAGACGTTGCCGTTGTCGGTGACGCGACCGCTGGGCGGATGGCTGGCACGATCGATTCCGGGATAGCTTGTTTTGATTGATTGTGCAATGGCGCGACCCGCCCGTGATACACCACATGTTCATCGTTTGTCAATGAGACAGCCTCGTGCAGGAACGATTGAAAATCCTTTATCTTTCGAACCGTGTCCCTTATCCGCCGGATAAGGGTGATCGGATTCGCACGTTTCATGCAATCGAACATCTGGCCGCGGCCCACGACGTTTACTGCGCGTGCTTCGCATCGGACGAGAGCGAAATGCGTCAGGCGGAGCGGCTGCGGCAATGGTGCCGCGATGTGACGGTGTTGCGCCGCGGGGTGCCGCTGGCGTGTCTCCACGCGGCGTGGGGCGCTGTTCACGGGAGGCCGCTGACGGAATCGGCGTATCGCTCGACCGAGATGTATCGCCGCTTGCGACTTTGGTCTTTGTCGATCGGGTTTGATGTGGTCGTCGCGTTCTCATCGATGATGGCAGACTATGCGCTGACGATTCCGGATTGCCGGCGCGTCATCGATCTGTGCGATGTGGACAGCGAAAAATGGATCGATTATTCGCGGGCATCCAGAGGCCTGCTTGCGGCCGGATGCCGAATGGAGGCCGAGAGACTGCGGTGTCTTGAGACACGCTGCCTTCGGGAGTTCGATGCGTCCATCGTGATTACGGAAAATGAAAGGCGGATGATAGGGGCTGGCGAAGCGGGCGCGGTGCATGTGGTTCCGAACGGCGTGCGGCGGATCAGCGAATCAGCCATTTGTTCCGCCGATGAATGTGGCCCGGTTATCGGCTTCCTGGGCACGATGAGCTATCCGCCGAATGTGCAGGCGGTCCGCTGGTTCGCGGAGCGGGTCTGGCCGCTCGTTCAAATGAAGATGGCTGATGCTCGATTTCTCGTCGTTGGTCGACGGCCGACGCGCGCGGTGCGGCGATTGGGGCGGCTGCCGGGAATTGAAGTCACGGGTGCGGTTGTGGACGCGACTGAGTATCTCGCCCGTTGCCGTGTGATTGTCGCGCCGCTTAGGCTGGCACGGGGCATTCCGAACAAGGTGCTGGAGGCGATGGCGGCAGGGCGGCCGGTCGTGTCAACTCGTGCCGTTGGTTTGACGCTTGATGCCACGGCAGGACAGGAGATTGTCATCGCCGACGAGCCGGAGCAGATGGCGGAGCAGGTCATCGGCCTTTGCACGGACGACACGAGGTGCAGGCGAATCGGAATGGCCGGCCGTGAGTTCGTGAGAATGCGGCATCATTGGCCGGATGCGATGTTGCTTTTTGAGCGGATCGTCACAGGTTGTCCGGCTGGAGAGCGGCGAACTCTGCCACTGGACGCGCGAATCTTGCCGGTCGGCCGCTCCAGACAGCGTCAAACTGTCTGAGGCATGACGGATCGGCCGTGGACAGGCTGAAATTTTGATGGGGACCGAATGGGGCGGTGATTACCTCGAAAGTTTCAGCAGCCTGCTCGTGTTTTGCGGACGTAAATCACGTCCGTCTTTGCACTTCAGTTTACTTCCGCTCGGCTCGATACATCTTATGAGACGGAAAGCCGGTCATGATCGGCCGCGCGAATTCCGTGCCACGAGATCAGCCGATGGCGGTTTTTTTCGACAACCAGGATGAGGCGGGCATCAGCCCGTTCGGGGCGGTTGTGGCTCCGACGCGGATCATGCCGTGCGCCTCCGAGGACATCTCCGACAGACAGTGTGGAGGCGCCGTTCGCGATTCGAGCCATCGGACGGGCGCTACACGGACGCGCCGCGTTCTATTTATTTCAAGCCGTTTTCCGCCGGCGCAGTCAGCTGGCGTCACGCGCGTTCGTAAATTCGTGAAGTACCTTGGCGACTTCAGCTGGCATGTGACGGTGCTGACGGGCCCGGTGGCAGGGCGTTCGCAAGGCGAGCAGACCGGCAACGTTGATCGCGGCTGGTTTGCGACTGATTCGTGTAATGGTCCGCTTCGCGAAATTGTCGGCGGCGTGGACGGTGTGGAACTCAAGGGTGTGAAGTGTCCCATCGTGGCGCGATCGACGTTCGGGCTTCTGGAAGATGCCGGAGCGCTGGCATATCGGGTCGCAGACGTGTTGTCGTGGGCGACGCGCCCCGCGGGGTTGGACCGTGCGTGGTGGCGTGATTGCTCGAGCTGGCGTATCGAATCGCTGGTGGGGCGGCTGACCCTTCCGGACAAAGGAATCTGGCGGCTGCGGTGCGCGGCGGCCTTGGCGTTGCGGCTGCACCGCCGATTGCGTTTTGACGCGGTTTTCTCATCAGGCATGCCTTTCAGCGATCATCTCGCTGCGCTGGTCGTTCGACGGTTGATCGGCCGGCCCTGGATCGCCGATTTTCGAGACCCTTGGGTAGAGTATGCACACTTTGCGCAGTGGCGATCGAGATGGGGTCAACTTGCGACGCAGTTTCTTGAACGTCGCGTCGTCTGCGGTGCATCGCGCGTCGTAGTGGTCAATGACCACATGGGCCGGCGCTTTCGGGAGCGATATCCCGATCAGCGTGGACGGAAGTTTGTCACGATTGAGAACGGATTTGATCCGAGCGATTTTCCGGCCTCGTCGATCGATCGCTCGGCTGGCGATGAATTTCGGCTGCTCCATGCCGGATCGCTGTATGGTGCACGCCGACCCGATGAACTTCTGAAGGGGTTTCGTAAATTTCTCGAAAGCACGGCAGACAGCAGGCGATTTGCCCGGCTCGATTTTCTTGGGCGCGTCGGACCGAATCTGGCGCAGATCAATCAGTTTCCAATCGACGGATGCGTGCGATATCTGGGCGAAGTTTCCCATCCGAAAGCTGTGCAACTGATGGCTGAGGCGGATGTGAACATCGTACTTCTGCCCAATGTGATCGGGGGAGATGGCGACACGACGGCGAAAGTGTACGAGTGCATCGGCAGTCAAAGGCCGATTCTGGCCGTGGTGCCGGCAAGCGGGTCAGCGGCCGACGTGCTTCGGCGCGTGGACGGCGTCTGGTTCTGCGATCCGCAGGATGCGGACGGGATTGCATCGGCGATTCGCGTTTTGTACGACCGCTGGCTCACGGGACGCCTGCTGGTCACGCGGACCGTCGAATCACTGAAACCACTGACGCGGCGGTATCAGGCGCAACGACTTGCGAGGGAGCTTGACGCGATTGTGAGTCAACGTGTTCCACTTGGGGGTTTTCACCGATGACGCTGATTTCGTTCAATAGCACATTCGAACAATGGCCCGGGAAGTTCATGCGGAGTCTGCGCCGTCGGCAGAATGACATGTGCACGACGATTCTGACGTATCACAGCATCTCGCGCGAGGAGAGCATCTTTACGACGGGGCCGGGAATGCGGCATCTGCCAAGCGACTTCGAGCGGGAGTTGGACTATCTCGCTGAGCATTACAACGTGATCAGCCTGCGTGAGCTGACGGGGCAGTTGGAGCGTGGCGAGGAGCCGCGTCGAGCCATTGTGATAACGTTTGACGATGGGTTCGCGGACTCGGTTCGACAGGCGCTGCCGATTCTGTATCGCCGCCGCATGCCGATGACGATTTTTCCGGTGACGTCGGTTATCGGCAATCGCGATCTGATGTGGCAGCATAAGCTGGCGTGGCTGAGCGTGAACGGACACGAAGACCGCGTGTGGACGGCGTTGTCGGCGCGAGGCTGGCCGCCGACAAACTCGCGTGAGACGCTGCACGACTATGTCCGATTGTACTTTCGAAACGACTTGTGCGACGCGCTGGAATGCGTATTGAAGGATGTCGGCACGAGCGGCTCGGAGTTGGCGCGACACTTTCGACCGTATCTGACGGAACAGGAGATCGCCGAATCCGATCCGGAGTATGTCGAGTTCGGCAATCATACGGACACCCATCCGGTCCTGTCGGCACTGACGGCCCAGCAGCAGATGGCGGAGATCGGGGCCGCCCGACGAAAACTGACGGAGTTGACGGGCCGTCAGCCGTTTGCGTTCGCCTATCCGTTCGGGCTTAAGCGTCATTACAACGACACAACAAGAAGTCTGGCAATTGATCTGGGTCATAGGGCCATCGTTGACATGCGTCGGCGACTGAACGTCGGCCTCGTCAATCCCCACGATTTGAGCCGCAGGCCGGGGCCGTGTGGATCGCAGGCGGAATTCGAACGAATGATCGAGTCGCGTCCGGCCAACGCCGCTTCGCTGCCCGTTGAGGAGTCAAAGGATGTCGCGCGGTAACACGCTGATAATTCCGCCGTATCCTGGCGAATTCGGCTGGGAATTGATGAACTGGCAGGGTCGAGTTCGCCGCGTGATCCGCGAGAGCGATTCGGCCCGCGTCTATGTCGTCGCGCCACCTGATCGGCGTGCGCTCTATAGCGACCTCATTGATGGGCGTGTCGTGCGTTTCTGCCCGATGCCGCGTCATGAGTGGACGGGCGATGCGAATGACGATCATCGGATCGACGGTTCCGGCTCAGCGATTCCGCCGTCGACGCTCGAGTCGGAGTTGAGACAGGCGACGGCGGGGCATCTGGCGATTCTCGGCGTTCACACCGAAGGCGCGACGTGGTACATGCCGGGATTTCGATCGGAACTTTGTCCGGCAACTTGCGCGGAACAGGATTTCGTGTCGCTCCGTAAACAGCCGGACACGCGGACCGATGTTGTGCTGGTCCCGCGGGGGCGAGCGCTGGCGAGCGAGCGCAATCAGCCGGAGACCTGGTGGCAGGAACTGGCGGAGCGGCTTCGAAAGCGAGGTCTGAGCGTGGCGATGTATGCCGGTCGCATGGATCGAGCGATTCTTCAGCTTTCCGGTGCGCGACTTGCGGCCGGGGCGTCGACCGGCGGACTGCATCTCGCGAGCCTGTGCGGCTGTCCTCATTATGTGTGGGGCGCCGGCGCCGAAGAGCGCTGGACCGCGATCCGGATGACGAATCGTCAGCGATATGAAACGGTATGGAATCCGCTGGGCACGCCCTGCATTTATGACGAGGTGGGCTGGCGACCTTCGCTGGAACATGCGACGGCCGGCATATTGCGGGCGATTCAGAAGATCGGAGCTTCGAGGTATGGCGAAGCTCGGCGATCGATGGGCGCGAGATGGCGCGTTCGTCGCGGATTGGCGCGGGTACTGGAACCCGGCGCCGGGCGAAACGTCGTGCCGTGGCGTGTCCGGGAATTTGTACGAAATCACCTCGTTTGACGGGTAACTCCGGGAACCACTCGAGGTCAGGGAAGACCCCATGTGCCGTCGTTCACTTCTGCTGGTCGCGTACCATTTTCCGCCGCGTGGCGGAAGCGGGGTGCAGCGTGCCTTGAAGCTCGCGACTTATCTTCCACGCCACGGCTGGGACGTTCATGTACTGACCGCCGGACATTCGCATCATGCCGTCAACGACGAAAGCCTGATTGATGACTCCGCCGTTCCGTTTTGTGTTCATCGGATCCTCGGATGGGAGCCGGGTGGGGTCGCCGCTCGCATCGGCCGGTTGATTTCGACCGCCGGCGCGCGGTCCTCCCGCGTGAATTTACTTGAGGATCGAATCTACTGGCGTTTGGAATCCTGGGGTGCACGGCTGCCTTTGATTGAGATTGAATCGATGTGGAAGGCGGCGGCAATTCGCGCGGGATCGCGGCTGATCGAATCGCAGGGGATCGAATGCGTTGTCACGACATCTCCGCCGCACTCGATGCACCAGATCGGAGCGACGCTGAGCAGGAGGCACAACGTGCCGTGGATCGCGGACCTGCGGGATCCCATCGTCGATAATTTTGCGATCGAAAGCGAATCGGCCAAGGCCGCTCGATGGCGGCGGCGGATCGAGAGCGACGTATGCATGAACGCGGACCGCGTGGTCGTGACGTGCCCCGATCTGGGTGACCGTCTGGTCGATCGCCATGGTCCATCGCTGCGTGCGCGGCTGGAAACCGTCTTCAATGGATTTGACGCAGCCGATGCGCCGGACGATTCGTCGCCGTGCGACGTTCCGACTCGGCAAGACCGATTCGTCCTTTCGTATGTGGGTGCATTCTATCGCGCGCAGACGATCGAACCGCTGCTGGCGGCTGTCCGGTCGTTTCTGTTGCGGCGCTGCGATGCGAACGGTCGATTCGAGTTGCGGGTTGTCGGCACGATCGCAGCCCGCCTTCGGTCGCTGATCAGAGATTCGGATCGCACCTTTGTACGCGAGCTGGGATATGTGCCGCACAAATCGGCGATCCGGGAATTATTGCGGGCGGACGCGCTTTTCCTGATGACTCCCACGAACGCGGGCGGCCGACTCTGCGTGCCTGCGAAGCTGTTCGAGTATCTCGCGTTTGGCAGGCATGTGATTGGACTCGTGCATGCTTGCACGTCGGTGGAACGGATACTTGCGGAGTCGTCCGAGACGACGATTGTACGGCACGGCGATGCCGATGGATTATCGCGGGCAATCGAAGCGAGATTTGATGCGTGGATAACCGGCGCTGAACGATTCGTGCAAGCGGGCTGCGGGGCGACGGAAATCGCAAAGTACCGGCGCGATTTTCTGGCAGGACAGTTCGCTGGAATCCTGACGCAAGCGATTCGAGCGCGATCGCGCGATTGTGGCTCTTCAGATCCCGGGGCGGCCACTGAGCAGTATCGAACGGTGCTTCACGCAGCCGGAGGCGTACAATGAACATCCTCTGGCACATGCCGACATTTCGTCAGCACACCTGCGGAATCTCCAGGCGCGCCATGCACTTCGGACGCGAGTTGATTCAAGCAGGGCACCACGTTGAATTCACGGTCCGAACCCATCGAACCGATGTGACGGCTGAATCGCTCGCGATGTTCGACAAGGGACTGAAGCTGTCGTTAATCGATGTTCGCACGTCGCGCCCTGTGCATTGGTCGCTGCAATCGCGTGCGCGCTATGCGATAGCAAGGCGAGTCGTCCGCGAACTGCGCCAAACCCATGACTTATTCATCTCATGCCAGCCGGAGGCGGTTGTCGCGTACAAGGAGCGCTGGCCGAACCGCGCCGCGCTCCTGGTTTGTGGTGGAACGACGATCCTGCACGACGCGGCAGACGCCGCGCGACATGGTCCGTCGCAGGGCCTTAGCCGAATTTCATTCTGTATCGACCGCGTCCTGAAGCGCCGCAACGAGCGTCGTGCGTTCATGCTCGCCGATGCGGTGGTGTTCAACAGTCAGATGTCGCGCGATGCGGCCGCTGAATCCTACGGACTGGTGCCGCATTCGTTGCATGTTGCGTACGGCGGGGTTGATCTCGAACGGATGCGACGTCCTGACGAAAGCGAACGAAACTCCGCGCGACTGAAGCTTGGTCTGGATGCGGATCAATTCGTCATCGCGTGGACCGGCCGTTTGTCGCCCGAAAAGAATCTGCCGCTGCTTTTGCGTGCTATCGCGATCAGCCGAACCGCTCCGCGCCTCGTGATTGCGGGCGATGGCCTGATGAAGGAAATGCTCACCACGCTTGCGAATGAATTGAAAATCAACAGCCGGGTGTGGTGGGTCGGCGCGAACCCTGACGTTCGCCCCCTGCTTTGGGCCGCGGATCTGTTTGCGTTTCCTTCGGTGAGCGAGTCCTTCGGGAACTCGCTGGCGGAGGCGATGGCCTGTGCTCTGCCTTGCGTGGCGATTCGAGCCGATGGGCGTCTGGTCCGCAACGCCTCGCGTGAACTGCTCGACGATGGGCGGGCGGGGAGACTCGTGAACGAACCCAGTGCCGAAGCCTTTGCTCGTGCGATTGATGAACTGGCCGGGAACGAACCGCTTCGAATGCAGTTCGCAAGTGCGGCGGAGCGTCGTGCAAAATCGTTGTTCAATTGGCGGTCCGGGGGAGCGACCTTGGCAGGGTTGATTTCGAAGATCTCCGGCGCGAAAGGCGGGTCCAAATCCGCTCCAAAGCTGTTTGAGTCTCTCGGCGCCGGGCGTTCGACGGCTGTTCCGACATCGGTGGTGGGAACCACCCGTGGGAGTTCGCCGTATTGTGCCTGAGTCGTGAGTGCTTTTAAGGAATCTCGGATGCGTTTTGCGCTGTACCTTGCCATTCTGATTGCCCTGATGCCGCTGGTGTTTTCGCGGCCGTTCTTTGGCTTGTGCGTCTATTACGTTGTTTCTCTTTTGCAGCCGAAGTACCTTTGCTGGCGGCCGGATCTGCAGGATGCGCTGTTGGTGGGTGTTCCGCTGGTGGTCGGCGCGGTCGCAATCGGCGCGAGGCGGCGTGAGCTGGTTCCGGAGTGGGATCTGTACTCCGGACGGTTGCTGTCGTTAAGAACCCGCATTGTGTCCAGCGCGCTGATTCAGCCTCGGTGGGGCATTCTGTTGCTGGGCCTCCTGATTGCTTACGTCGCGGTGACCCGAACGATGGCGCCCTTTCCACTTTCACACACATCCTATCAATTCAGCGGATTGTGCAAGGTTTTGCTGGTTGCGGCGATGATAACCGGATTGGTGACAACGCCGAGACAGTTTCGCGCACTGTTTCTTGTTATAGCGATGGCGACAAGTTTTTGGGCAATCAAGGGCGGACTCAAGGTCATGATGATTGGCCCACATCAGGTGTATGGAAGGACCTACGACAACAACCTATTTGCGTTGACGAGC includes these proteins:
- a CDS encoding FemAB family PEP-CTERM system-associated protein, which translates into the protein MEKITIDTPSRPSASNTAPAAPSHIRVIRFDPSLAPVWESFVGDHGSASFFHGLGWKRAVERAFGHRFHGFMAYDGDRLAGVLPMHEVRSILAGRLLVSMPYATYGGIVADEPSVAKALFDSAVAFCNELGARSLELRSVHSMIADLPSRDSHATFIRELPAARDDVDQMLPRKARAAARRAAEQHVLSCTFGEDELETMWSLYSRSMRRLSSPNYPLHFFEEIVSAHRGRIAIQIVRLDTRPIAGLLIFLHRDTVMPYFVGIDERADVYGLSQYLYSESMKWGVANGYRRYDFGRSRIDNKGPFEFKRLCGFEPSVLQYQTYLAPGRSAPDLSPTSSRWSAARRVWKTLPLSVTRPLGGWLARSIPG
- a CDS encoding TIGR03087 family PEP-CTERM/XrtA system glycosyltransferase, whose product is MQERLKILYLSNRVPYPPDKGDRIRTFHAIEHLAAAHDVYCACFASDESEMRQAERLRQWCRDVTVLRRGVPLACLHAAWGAVHGRPLTESAYRSTEMYRRLRLWSLSIGFDVVVAFSSMMADYALTIPDCRRVIDLCDVDSEKWIDYSRASRGLLAAGCRMEAERLRCLETRCLREFDASIVITENERRMIGAGEAGAVHVVPNGVRRISESAICSADECGPVIGFLGTMSYPPNVQAVRWFAERVWPLVQMKMADARFLVVGRRPTRAVRRLGRLPGIEVTGAVVDATEYLARCRVIVAPLRLARGIPNKVLEAMAAGRPVVSTRAVGLTLDATAGQEIVIADEPEQMAEQVIGLCTDDTRCRRIGMAGREFVRMRHHWPDAMLLFERIVTGCPAGERRTLPLDARILPVGRSRQRQTV
- a CDS encoding glycosyltransferase; amino-acid sequence: MIGRANSVPRDQPMAVFFDNQDEAGISPFGAVVAPTRIMPCASEDISDRQCGGAVRDSSHRTGATRTRRVLFISSRFPPAQSAGVTRVRKFVKYLGDFSWHVTVLTGPVAGRSQGEQTGNVDRGWFATDSCNGPLREIVGGVDGVELKGVKCPIVARSTFGLLEDAGALAYRVADVLSWATRPAGLDRAWWRDCSSWRIESLVGRLTLPDKGIWRLRCAAALALRLHRRLRFDAVFSSGMPFSDHLAALVVRRLIGRPWIADFRDPWVEYAHFAQWRSRWGQLATQFLERRVVCGASRVVVVNDHMGRRFRERYPDQRGRKFVTIENGFDPSDFPASSIDRSAGDEFRLLHAGSLYGARRPDELLKGFRKFLESTADSRRFARLDFLGRVGPNLAQINQFPIDGCVRYLGEVSHPKAVQLMAEADVNIVLLPNVIGGDGDTTAKVYECIGSQRPILAVVPASGSAADVLRRVDGVWFCDPQDADGIASAIRVLYDRWLTGRLLVTRTVESLKPLTRRYQAQRLARELDAIVSQRVPLGGFHR
- a CDS encoding polysaccharide deacetylase family protein, translated to MTLISFNSTFEQWPGKFMRSLRRRQNDMCTTILTYHSISREESIFTTGPGMRHLPSDFERELDYLAEHYNVISLRELTGQLERGEEPRRAIVITFDDGFADSVRQALPILYRRRMPMTIFPVTSVIGNRDLMWQHKLAWLSVNGHEDRVWTALSARGWPPTNSRETLHDYVRLYFRNDLCDALECVLKDVGTSGSELARHFRPYLTEQEIAESDPEYVEFGNHTDTHPVLSALTAQQQMAEIGAARRKLTELTGRQPFAFAYPFGLKRHYNDTTRSLAIDLGHRAIVDMRRRLNVGLVNPHDLSRRPGPCGSQAEFERMIESRPANAASLPVEESKDVAR
- a CDS encoding glycosyltransferase; this translates as MCRRSLLLVAYHFPPRGGSGVQRALKLATYLPRHGWDVHVLTAGHSHHAVNDESLIDDSAVPFCVHRILGWEPGGVAARIGRLISTAGARSSRVNLLEDRIYWRLESWGARLPLIEIESMWKAAAIRAGSRLIESQGIECVVTTSPPHSMHQIGATLSRRHNVPWIADLRDPIVDNFAIESESAKAARWRRRIESDVCMNADRVVVTCPDLGDRLVDRHGPSLRARLETVFNGFDAADAPDDSSPCDVPTRQDRFVLSYVGAFYRAQTIEPLLAAVRSFLLRRCDANGRFELRVVGTIAARLRSLIRDSDRTFVRELGYVPHKSAIRELLRADALFLMTPTNAGGRLCVPAKLFEYLAFGRHVIGLVHACTSVERILAESSETTIVRHGDADGLSRAIEARFDAWITGAERFVQAGCGATEIAKYRRDFLAGQFAGILTQAIRARSRDCGSSDPGAATEQYRTVLHAAGGVQ
- a CDS encoding glycosyltransferase family 4 protein translates to MNILWHMPTFRQHTCGISRRAMHFGRELIQAGHHVEFTVRTHRTDVTAESLAMFDKGLKLSLIDVRTSRPVHWSLQSRARYAIARRVVRELRQTHDLFISCQPEAVVAYKERWPNRAALLVCGGTTILHDAADAARHGPSQGLSRISFCIDRVLKRRNERRAFMLADAVVFNSQMSRDAAAESYGLVPHSLHVAYGGVDLERMRRPDESERNSARLKLGLDADQFVIAWTGRLSPEKNLPLLLRAIAISRTAPRLVIAGDGLMKEMLTTLANELKINSRVWWVGANPDVRPLLWAADLFAFPSVSESFGNSLAEAMACALPCVAIRADGRLVRNASRELLDDGRAGRLVNEPSAEAFARAIDELAGNEPLRMQFASAAERRAKSLFNWRSGGATLAGLISKISGAKGGSKSAPKLFESLGAGRSTAVPTSVVGTTRGSSPYCA